A single genomic interval of Armigeres subalbatus isolate Guangzhou_Male chromosome 1, GZ_Asu_2, whole genome shotgun sequence harbors:
- the LOC134206641 gene encoding uncharacterized protein LOC134206641: MWFAQAEAQFALANVVRDHTKVYHIIAKIDQSVICHVTDLVTNPPANNKYDTLKQRLISRFQVSAQGRLERLLSACDLGDMRPTRLLAKMQEIATGLNVTDDLMKMLFLQRMPPSVKAVLSISDGTIGKLAEMADKMIEHPSSHIAVVSNVASASDTVADLQNQVAALTAEIRNLKATRGAFRSRSTSRYSSRYPEDEICWFHRKFGSQALKCREPCRYSSKN, translated from the coding sequence ATGTGGTTCGCACAGGCCGAGGCGCAGTTTGCTCTGGCCAATGTGGTGCGCGACCATACAAAGGTCTACCACATCATCGCAAAAATTGACCAATCCGTCATTTGCCATGTGACAGATTTGGTCACGAATCCGCCAGCCAATAACAAATACGACACCCTCAAACAGCGTCTGATTTCCCGATTCCAAGTATCCGCACAAGGTAGATTGGAGCGGCTGCTGAGTGCTTGTGATCTTGGAGACATGCGTCCAACCCGTCTACTTGCAAAAATGCAAGAGATCGCTACTGGACTGAATGTAACAGACGATTTGATGAAGATGCTATTCCTTCAGCGGATGCCTCCCAGCGTGAAGGCCGTACTTTCAATCAGCGACGGAACTATCGGGAAGTTGGCGGAGATGGCAGATAAAATGATTGAGCACCCATCCTCCCACATAGCCGTCGTTTCAAATGTAGCTTCTGCTTCGGATACCGTTGCTGATCTACAAAACCAGGTTGCGGCTTTGACGGCTGAAATTAGGAACCTGAAAGCGACACGCGGCGCATTCCGAAGTCGATCAACATCTAGATATTCAAGCCGTTATCCGGAAGACGAAATATGTTGGTTCCATCGCAAGTTTGGCAGTCAAGCTTTGAAATGTCGGGAACCATGCAGATACAGTTCAAAAAACTAG